Part of the Candidatus Aegiribacteria sp. genome, TACGTTCAGCAAGCTCGTGCTTTTGAACGTCGCAGAGGAGACATGTTCCGTTATCACGCAGGTAATTCGCCTGGTGATAATCCTCTGAATCGACTTCACCCGGAACAGATCCTGATGCCCATATCTGACCATGCGGGTGGGGGTTGCTGCAGCCCATCATGGTTCCCCGGTTCTCGAATATCTGTACATAGTTGATATCAGGAATATTCATCAGTTCAACGATCTGATTTTCCCATGTATCTATGACGGCAAGAATTGATGTTTCATCGAGGTCGGTAACAGAAATGTTGTGAATCGGTGAATAGCAGATAACCCTGCAGATACCGGTTTCCATCATACCCTGTTTCCATGGGGGATTGCTCTCGGATGAATCGTCTCCGCCGTACACCAGGGCGGGAAAATCGTTGTCGAATACGAATACCTTATCGTAGAGTGGATTCCGTTCTCCATTTGCTCGAATGCTACCCGGACAGAGCTGGCATTCAGGATCGAATTCCGGCAGCGTTACGTTATCATCAACGGTTTCAATGCTTCCATGCCATGGTCTTGCAGAACGATTCGGCGAAACCAGTACCCATCTTCCCGTTAATGGATTTAACCTTCGGTGAGGTTTCTCGTAATTCATCGACGTTTCCCTTCACAGGACATTATTCCGTCAATGCCTGAAACCGGAAGTGCCGTTCCGTTTCGACCGGTTTTCTTTCTGTAATCTGACAGAGTTGCGATGATGAATTCCTCAGCCATACTCCCTGTCACAAAATTGACCGTACATCCTCCGAATCCTCCCCCAGTCATTCTTGCAGCGATACAACCTGGAGCATGACATGCTGCTTCAACCATGCAGTCCAGTTCAGGACAGGTGACTTCGAAATCGTTTCTGAGGCTTTCATGGGATTCCCTGAAAAGATGACCGATACGGTTTTCATTCGATGCCTGAAGCGCTGATGCTGCTTCGGTTACTCTCAGGTTCTCCGAAACCACATGACGGCATCGGCGAAGGAATACACTCGTGTTGCCGGTGATCTTCTCCAGCTGGTCGAGATCACGAGGTGACACATCACGAAGTGAGGTGAATTCTTTTCCCGCTCCTCTGTACAACTCGACTATTTCAGCGCACTGGCGGCGTCTTTCGGAGTATTCCGAAAATGCGAGATCATGCCTTACACCTGTATCCATTATTACAAGAGACCAGTCAGAGGGAAGTGGTATGTGATCAACCTGAAGCGATCTGCAGTCGATGAGAAGAGCGTTGCCTTTCCGCGAAAGGAGTATTGAGAGCTGATCCATGATTCCGCATTTCACTCCGGCAAACTCATGCTCGGTATTCTGCAGTGTTCTGGCGAACTCAAACGGGTTAAGTTCAATTCTGTTCAATCTGGCGGTAATAATGCCCAGACCCGCAGCAAAGGCTGCCGAGCTGCTCAACCCGCCGCCAACAGGAAGATCA contains:
- a CDS encoding UDP-glucose--hexose-1-phosphate uridylyltransferase, encoding MNYEKPHRRLNPLTGRWVLVSPNRSARPWHGSIETVDDNVTLPEFDPECQLCPGSIRANGERNPLYDKVFVFDNDFPALVYGGDDSSESNPPWKQGMMETGICRVICYSPIHNISVTDLDETSILAVIDTWENQIVELMNIPDINYVQIFENRGTMMGCSNPHPHGQIWASGSVPGEVDSEDYHQANYLRDNGTCLLCDVQKHELAERKRIVLENDHWTVLVPYWAEWPFETMLLSKHHSASLTGLNNEQKISLAVIWKRLLLAYDNLFKTPMPFSSGWHIAPSDPLEIESWHLHAHFYPPLLRSATVRKFMVGYEMLAESQRDITPEEAAERLRLSAF
- the galK gene encoding galactokinase, translating into MKDTLICRDRFEEIFGQGKVPFRISVPGRVNLIGEHTDYNDGLVLPVAVNRYVHVTGRTRQDSSIEIHSTAFGELHRFFRENEMNPLLSGWKRFAEGIIRTVLMNEDEQVGMDLLVENDLPVGGGLSSSAAFAAGLGIITARLNRIELNPFEFARTLQNTEHEFAGVKCGIMDQLSILLSRKGNALLIDCRSLQVDHIPLPSDWSLVIMDTGVRHDLAFSEYSERRRQCAEIVELYRGAGKEFTSLRDVSPRDLDQLEKITGNTSVFLRRCRHVVSENLRVTEAASALQASNENRIGHLFRESHESLRNDFEVTCPELDCMVEAACHAPGCIAARMTGGGFGGCTVNFVTGSMAEEFIIATLSDYRKKTGRNGTALPVSGIDGIMSCEGKRR